From the genome of Desulfobaculum xiamenense, one region includes:
- a CDS encoding PEP/pyruvate-binding domain-containing protein: MAKGQQKVADAEKNATTPAKKQTTKLDAITDKIVLTGADIVSIGEDAEIVVGGKNYNTAIISQVDGIRAPQFRAISSIAFHKTLDETKVDAALVRSLVEEEYKRIDWNSEEVNKDTDYLQKFVRRVGRKVRDSASEGTKVRLRSFINNVVDGFATSPEGIDQLRKRSVLVQTAILSVELPAEVGREVRSAYNAICKEAGLEDVPVAVRSSAAGEDSRKKAFAGLQDTYLNIVGENNCVEAYHWDCASAYNLRSMTYRREAILDAIAEAERTGNDSIAATAKEEWAIENTSLSVCIMRMINPVISGTAFSADTATGCRGTDRKDLVSIDASYGLGEAVVGGMVTPDKFYVFKRDDNAEVVIRNMGFKDKKIIYDPEGGTQLVKVDSFDAYQWSLSLAQAEEVARGVRAISKAYGGMIMDSEFCIDSSDRLWFVQARPETRWNEEFEQHPHTIFMRRLEVDPKALTRAEAIIEGNGASRGAGQGVVRFLRSALELNKVNKGDVLAAERTDPDMVPGMRIASAILADVGGDTSHAAITSRELGIPAIIGIQRAEVLRNLDGQEVTVDGSRGKVYRGKLPLIEVGGEIDTAALPTTKTKVGLILADVGQSLFLSRLRNVPDFEVGLLRAEFMLGNIAIHPMALEAYDTGLLDTLVNRKLDELDARLTKLVKEQLATGVRTLDLKLRDYVGEITGIASQIQALTERESTPGGTDEVLAIHRHMRELDKQLDHHLELATHRLDVLKTSEDLEAHVAVIMGWAEVLEQFTGHDTHSVKSRQELQGKIHEYVQGIKDSAYVRDVLKRIGEMRREVSRQTGLAKEIEEVRTLPERIREIIKSRGYRNGREHYVQTLSQSLALFAMAFYGKEIIYRTTDYKSNEYRNLIGGSLFETHEDNPMIGFRGVSRNIHDWEIEAFKLARGVFGGKNLMMMLPFVRTIEEARSMKRYLEQVHKLKAGEDGLKLILMSEIPANAILAKQFIEEFDGFSIGSNDMTQMVLATDRDNARLQHIYDEEDPAVVWAILVTIFTGQKFAKKVGFCGQGVSNSLILRGLVAIAGITSASVVPDTYHQTKHDMAAVEALNIPVSGLGRWVKEQHLQHLIKLLEAENYGHILKKYKTPADFLEWYEGELARFAEQLRENLDAEKEQFYRQEMQHFRATFHKPVIYASWDWEGTVLDAMHQAGFASFEEQAEALIKQRKKLGIA, translated from the coding sequence ATGGCCAAAGGACAGCAGAAGGTAGCTGACGCTGAGAAGAACGCCACCACGCCCGCGAAAAAGCAGACGACCAAACTGGACGCCATAACTGACAAGATTGTTCTTACCGGCGCAGACATCGTTTCCATCGGCGAGGATGCCGAAATCGTTGTTGGCGGCAAGAATTACAATACTGCCATCATCAGCCAGGTCGATGGAATCAGGGCCCCGCAGTTCAGGGCAATCTCCTCCATTGCCTTCCATAAGACGCTGGATGAGACCAAGGTCGATGCGGCCCTGGTCCGTTCTCTCGTGGAAGAGGAATACAAGCGCATCGATTGGAACAGCGAGGAAGTCAACAAAGATACCGACTACCTCCAGAAGTTCGTCCGCCGTGTCGGTCGCAAGGTTCGCGACTCCGCCTCCGAGGGCACGAAGGTTCGCCTGCGCTCCTTCATCAATAACGTTGTTGACGGATTTGCCACCTCTCCCGAAGGCATCGACCAGCTGCGCAAGCGTTCCGTGTTGGTGCAGACGGCCATTCTGTCCGTCGAACTGCCCGCCGAGGTTGGCCGCGAAGTCCGCAGCGCATACAACGCCATCTGCAAGGAAGCCGGTCTCGAAGACGTTCCCGTCGCAGTGCGTTCCTCCGCAGCAGGCGAGGATAGCCGCAAGAAGGCCTTCGCCGGCCTGCAGGACACCTATCTCAATATCGTGGGCGAGAACAACTGCGTCGAAGCCTACCACTGGGACTGCGCTTCCGCCTACAACCTGCGCAGCATGACCTACCGCCGCGAGGCCATTCTCGACGCCATCGCCGAGGCCGAGCGCACCGGCAATGATTCCATCGCTGCCACGGCCAAGGAAGAGTGGGCCATTGAGAACACCTCCCTGTCCGTGTGCATCATGCGCATGATCAATCCGGTGATCTCCGGTACCGCCTTCTCCGCGGACACCGCCACCGGCTGCCGCGGCACCGACCGCAAGGACCTCGTGTCCATCGACGCCAGCTATGGTCTGGGCGAGGCCGTTGTTGGCGGCATGGTCACCCCGGACAAGTTCTACGTCTTCAAGCGTGATGACAACGCCGAAGTCGTCATCCGCAACATGGGCTTCAAGGACAAGAAGATCATCTACGATCCCGAGGGCGGAACCCAGCTCGTGAAGGTCGACTCCTTCGACGCCTACCAGTGGTCCCTGTCGCTGGCCCAGGCCGAGGAAGTGGCCCGTGGCGTGCGCGCCATCAGCAAGGCCTACGGCGGCATGATCATGGACTCCGAGTTCTGCATCGATTCGTCCGACAGGCTCTGGTTCGTGCAGGCACGCCCCGAGACCCGCTGGAACGAGGAGTTCGAGCAGCATCCCCACACCATCTTCATGCGCAGGCTCGAAGTCGATCCCAAGGCCCTGACCCGGGCCGAGGCCATCATCGAGGGCAACGGCGCATCCCGTGGCGCAGGGCAGGGCGTTGTCCGCTTCCTGCGTTCCGCTCTTGAGCTGAATAAGGTCAACAAGGGCGACGTGCTCGCCGCCGAGCGTACCGATCCCGACATGGTCCCCGGCATGCGCATCGCTTCCGCCATTCTGGCCGACGTGGGTGGCGATACCTCCCACGCCGCCATCACTTCCCGCGAGCTGGGCATCCCCGCCATCATCGGCATCCAGCGCGCCGAGGTGCTGCGCAACCTCGATGGTCAGGAAGTGACCGTCGATGGTTCCCGTGGCAAGGTGTACCGCGGCAAGCTGCCCCTCATCGAGGTTGGCGGCGAGATTGACACCGCAGCGCTGCCCACCACCAAGACCAAGGTCGGCCTCATTCTCGCCGACGTGGGTCAGTCGCTGTTCCTGTCGCGCCTGCGCAATGTGCCGGACTTCGAGGTTGGCCTGCTGCGCGCCGAGTTCATGCTCGGCAACATCGCCATCCATCCCATGGCTCTCGAAGCCTACGACACCGGCCTGCTCGATACGCTGGTCAACCGCAAGCTCGATGAACTCGACGCCCGCCTGACCAAGCTCGTCAAGGAGCAGCTGGCCACCGGCGTGCGTACCCTCGATCTCAAGCTGCGCGACTACGTGGGCGAGATCACCGGCATCGCCTCCCAGATTCAGGCGCTGACCGAGCGCGAAAGCACCCCCGGCGGAACCGACGAGGTGCTGGCCATCCATCGCCACATGCGTGAACTGGACAAGCAGCTCGATCACCATCTCGAACTGGCCACCCATCGCCTCGACGTGCTCAAGACCTCCGAGGATCTCGAAGCACACGTCGCCGTCATCATGGGTTGGGCTGAGGTGCTGGAGCAGTTCACCGGCCACGACACGCACAGCGTGAAGAGCCGTCAGGAGCTTCAGGGCAAGATTCACGAGTACGTGCAGGGCATCAAGGACAGCGCCTACGTCCGCGACGTCCTCAAGCGCATCGGTGAGATGCGCCGCGAGGTCTCCCGTCAGACCGGTCTGGCCAAGGAGATCGAGGAAGTCCGCACCCTGCCCGAGCGCATCCGCGAGATCATCAAGTCGCGCGGTTACCGCAACGGCCGTGAGCACTACGTCCAGACCCTGTCGCAGAGCCTTGCGCTGTTCGCCATGGCCTTCTACGGCAAGGAAATCATCTACCGTACCACCGACTACAAGTCGAACGAGTACCGGAACCTCATCGGCGGCAGCCTCTTCGAGACCCACGAGGACAACCCGATGATCGGCTTCCGCGGCGTCTCCCGCAATATCCACGACTGGGAGATCGAGGCCTTCAAGCTTGCCCGTGGCGTGTTCGGCGGCAAGAACCTCATGATGATGCTGCCCTTCGTGCGCACCATCGAGGAAGCCCGCAGCATGAAGCGCTACCTTGAGCAGGTCCACAAGCTCAAGGCGGGCGAGGACGGCCTCAAGCTGATCCTCATGTCCGAGATTCCGGCCAACGCCATTCTCGCCAAGCAGTTCATCGAGGAGTTCGATGGCTTCTCCATCGGCTCCAACGACATGACGCAGATGGTGCTTGCCACCGACCGTGACAACGCCCGGTTGCAGCACATCTACGACGAAGAGGATCCGGCCGTCGTGTGGGCCATTCTGGTCACCATCTTCACCGGTCAGAAGTTTGCCAAGAAGGTTGGCTTCTGCGGTCAGGGCGTGTCCAATAGCCTGATCCTGCGCGGTCTCGTGGCCATCGCCGGCATCACCTCCGCATCCGTGGTGCCCGATACCTACCACCAGACCAAGCACGACATGGCCGCCGTTGAGGCGCTGAACATCCCCGTGTCCGGCCTCGGACGCTGGGTCAAGGAGCAGCACCTCCAGCACCTGATCAAGCTTCTCGAAGCCGAGAACTACGGGCACATCCTCAAGAAGTACAAGACGCCCGCCGACTTCCTCGAATGGTACGAGGGCGAGCTGGCTCGCTTTGCTGAGCAGCTGCGCGAGAACCTCGACGCCGAGAAGGAGCAGTTCTACCGTCAGGAGATGCAGCACTTCCGCGCCACCTTCCACAAGCCGGTCATCTACGCCAGCTGGGATTGGGAAGGCACCGTGCTCGACGCCATGCATCAGGCTGGCTTCGCCTCCTTCGAGGAGCAGGCCGAGGCCCTGATCAAGCAGCGCAAGAAGCTGGGCATCGCCTAG
- the ung gene encoding uracil-DNA glycosylase — MQHENLKGWTRNVPLMAEGYHEDVLARADALRGDRTIYPPRGMEFNALRLTPFDAVRVVLLGQDPYHRPGQAHGLSFSVPEGVPAPPSLRNMFKEITASVYGGLEHPMSTDLTRWARQGVLLLNAMLTVEEGKPGSHGRLGWERLSDAIVQALSERREHLVFMLWGNFARSKASLVDASRHLVLEAAHPSPLSAYRGFFGCGHFVRANAYLREHGEPPIEW, encoded by the coding sequence ATGCAACACGAGAATCTCAAAGGCTGGACGCGCAATGTCCCCCTCATGGCCGAGGGCTATCACGAGGACGTGCTGGCGAGGGCGGATGCCCTGCGTGGCGACCGTACCATTTACCCCCCGCGCGGCATGGAGTTCAACGCGTTGCGCCTGACGCCTTTTGACGCCGTGCGGGTGGTGTTGCTGGGGCAGGACCCCTATCACCGGCCGGGGCAGGCGCATGGCCTGTCCTTTTCCGTGCCGGAGGGCGTGCCAGCGCCGCCATCGCTTCGCAATATGTTCAAGGAGATCACGGCGAGCGTTTACGGCGGGCTGGAGCACCCCATGTCCACTGACCTGACCCGTTGGGCACGGCAGGGCGTTTTGCTGCTCAATGCCATGCTCACGGTGGAGGAGGGCAAGCCGGGATCGCACGGACGCCTCGGCTGGGAGCGCCTGTCCGATGCGATTGTGCAGGCACTGTCCGAGCGACGGGAGCATCTCGTGTTTATGTTGTGGGGCAATTTTGCGCGCAGCAAGGCCTCGCTCGTTGATGCGTCGCGCCATCTCGTGCTGGAAGCGGCCCATCCCTCGCCGCTGTCCGCGTATCGCGGTTTCTTCGGCTGCGGGCATTTCGTCCGCGCCAACGCATATCTGCGCGAACACGGGGAACCGCCCATCGAGTGGTAG
- a CDS encoding hydrogenase small subunit gives MKCAIGSGKHDVMESLKAKGISRREFMKFCAAVSAAMAADASFTPAKVAEALTAKERPTVVWLHFAECTGCSESILRSTEPDIATVLFDVLSLDYHETLMQCAGEAIEEVLHKTVEEKAGKFVLVLEGGVPTKDGGIYGKVGGKTMLSILQEIYPKALATICIGTCAAYGGVQKAAPNPTGSVGCSEALGGAPMIQVPGCPPNPMSFIGTVVYFLTKGMPELDDNGRPVLFYGETVHDNCPRLKYFEEGKFAPSFDSEEARMGYCLYELGCKGPNTYNNCPKVLFNQVSFPIQAGHPCIGCSEPDFWDEMSPFYEEG, from the coding sequence ATGAAATGTGCAATTGGTAGCGGTAAGCATGACGTCATGGAATCTCTGAAGGCAAAAGGGATTTCACGCCGTGAGTTCATGAAGTTCTGTGCCGCTGTATCCGCCGCCATGGCTGCGGATGCGTCCTTCACTCCTGCCAAGGTGGCCGAGGCCCTCACGGCCAAGGAACGCCCCACCGTCGTTTGGCTGCATTTCGCCGAATGTACCGGTTGTTCCGAGTCCATCCTGCGCAGCACCGAGCCCGACATCGCGACAGTCCTGTTCGATGTGCTCTCCCTCGACTACCACGAAACCCTCATGCAGTGCGCTGGCGAAGCCATCGAAGAAGTGCTGCACAAGACGGTTGAAGAGAAGGCCGGCAAGTTCGTCCTCGTGCTTGAGGGCGGCGTGCCCACCAAGGACGGCGGCATCTACGGCAAGGTTGGCGGCAAGACCATGCTGTCCATCCTGCAGGAGATCTACCCCAAGGCTCTGGCCACCATCTGCATCGGCACCTGCGCAGCCTACGGCGGCGTTCAGAAGGCCGCCCCGAATCCGACCGGCTCCGTCGGCTGCAGCGAAGCGCTGGGCGGCGCTCCCATGATTCAGGTCCCCGGCTGCCCGCCGAACCCGATGAGCTTCATTGGCACCGTGGTCTACTTCCTGACCAAGGGTATGCCCGAGCTGGACGACAATGGCCGTCCTGTTCTGTTCTACGGCGAAACCGTTCACGACAACTGCCCCCGCCTCAAGTACTTCGAGGAAGGCAAGTTTGCTCCCTCCTTCGACTCCGAAGAGGCCAGAATGGGCTACTGTCTGTACGAGCTGGGCTGCAAGGGCCCCAATACGTACAACAACTGCCCGAAGGTCCTGTTCAACCAGGTCAGCTTCCCCATCCAGGCCGGCCATCCCTGCATCGGCTGCTCCGAGCCTGATTTCTGGGACGAGATGAGCCCCTTCTACGAGGAAGGCTAA
- a CDS encoding pyruvate carboxylase, whose product MSGKNTRVTSFSEVLEQVRGKRILVANRGIPARRIARSIREMCGAIPVMTATEQDKTSPASSGVQELLLLGDNPRAYLDIDLVIRRAKAKGIIAIHPGWGFAAEDDTFPEKCRKAGIEFIGPASEPMRILGNKVQVRALARKLGVPVVPGSDGAVSIPEARKVAEELGYPIMLKAEGGGGGRGIYEVYRQSQLEDAFSKASTMAQASFGNPRLYVERLLTSVRHIEIQVIADRHGNVFAFDERDCTVQRNHQKLVEITPSPWPMMTEELREQLKEYARQLVRAVGYHSLATVEFLVDKTGTPYLIEVNTRLQVEHGITECRYGVDLVEEQIAIAFGAKLRFNEEDTKPLNHAMQVRVNCEDPQNGFAPNSGRLTRYVSPGGPGVRIDSCVSAGYEFPSQYDSAASLLVAYGKTWKKTLRVMERALREYFISGVKTTIPFHRQIIRNRKFRDGDYDTNFVLNTPELMQYRYEEPEAHRLSRLIAEISAKGFNPHVQLGEYRGRSDKRMPRFEPVLPPVNPQTYDYPYPRGDRKALLDYLRDTDHVHFMDTTARDITQSNSGNRFRLAEDELIGPYLDNCGFFSLENGGGAHFHVAMLANMTYPFTEAARWNQFAPKTLKQILIRSTNVLGYKPQPRNLMRRTGEMINEHYDVIRCFDFLNHVENMRPFAEVALASEANVFEPAISMSWAKGFTVEHYLGVVEEILNLVRQVAGVSTKQAERLIILGLKDMAGVCPPRFMTELVTAIRRKHPDLVLHYHRHYTDGLFVPAVGAAAKAGAHIVDTAIGASVRWYGQGEVLSTAAYLEDELGLKTNLNKDMIRTCNFVLKQIMPYYDRYTSPYFQGIDYDVVDHGMPGGATSSSQEGAMKQGYIRLLPYMLKFLAGTRQIVRYHDVTPGSQITWNTAFLGVTGAYKRGGEREVQELLDILDFVVNTPEAELPENVKKARLALYRDSNDAFRNLLLGEFGRLPLGFPPDWVYESAFGSDYRSALARRKDISPLETLPEVNIEAEHASLVERLRREPTEEEFVMYLNHPGDALKTIEFTEQFGDCNKLPLDVWFEGLEIGRELFFEDSNRKPHSMTILHISEPDDHGMSIVRYSLDSEFLSCEVKVAEVARSGIEGLEMADRKNPMHIGSPSNGDLWIMYVKPGDIVEKGEELFNISIMKQEKSVLSPMAGIVTRVLKAADYQEDRKMVPVKEGELLVELGPIPKTCPTCRQHIVADDFSFCPSCGQKLK is encoded by the coding sequence TTGTCAGGGAAGAACACGCGTGTGACCTCCTTCAGTGAGGTCCTGGAACAGGTCAGGGGCAAGCGCATCCTCGTGGCGAACCGGGGTATCCCGGCCCGACGGATTGCCCGCTCCATCCGCGAAATGTGTGGCGCCATTCCCGTGATGACCGCCACCGAGCAGGACAAGACCTCCCCGGCCTCGTCCGGCGTGCAGGAGCTCCTGCTGCTGGGTGATAATCCCCGCGCCTATCTCGATATCGATCTTGTCATCCGCAGGGCCAAGGCCAAGGGCATCATCGCCATCCATCCTGGATGGGGCTTTGCCGCCGAGGATGATACGTTCCCTGAGAAATGCCGCAAGGCGGGCATCGAGTTCATCGGCCCCGCCTCGGAACCCATGCGCATTCTTGGCAACAAGGTGCAGGTGCGCGCGCTGGCTCGCAAGCTTGGCGTGCCCGTCGTGCCTGGTTCCGACGGAGCGGTGAGCATCCCCGAGGCCCGCAAGGTCGCCGAGGAGCTTGGCTACCCGATCATGCTCAAGGCCGAGGGCGGCGGCGGCGGTCGCGGCATCTACGAAGTCTATAGGCAGTCGCAGCTGGAAGATGCCTTTTCCAAGGCATCGACCATGGCGCAGGCCTCCTTCGGCAACCCGCGCCTGTACGTGGAGCGCCTGCTGACCAGCGTGCGCCACATCGAGATTCAGGTCATCGCCGACCGTCACGGCAACGTGTTTGCCTTTGACGAGCGCGACTGCACCGTCCAGCGCAATCACCAGAAGCTGGTTGAGATCACCCCCTCGCCGTGGCCCATGATGACCGAGGAACTGCGCGAACAGCTCAAGGAGTACGCGCGGCAGTTGGTCCGGGCCGTTGGCTACCATTCGCTGGCCACCGTCGAATTCCTGGTGGATAAGACGGGCACTCCGTACCTCATTGAGGTCAATACTCGCCTTCAGGTGGAGCACGGCATCACCGAATGCCGGTATGGCGTGGACCTCGTCGAGGAACAGATCGCCATCGCCTTCGGTGCGAAGCTGCGCTTCAACGAGGAGGACACCAAGCCGCTCAACCACGCCATGCAGGTGCGCGTGAACTGTGAGGACCCGCAGAACGGCTTCGCGCCGAACTCCGGACGCCTCACGCGCTACGTGTCGCCCGGCGGTCCCGGCGTGCGTATCGACTCCTGCGTGTCCGCCGGCTACGAGTTCCCCTCGCAGTACGATTCCGCCGCGAGCTTGCTCGTGGCCTACGGCAAGACGTGGAAGAAGACCCTGCGGGTGATGGAGCGCGCTCTGCGCGAGTATTTCATCAGCGGCGTCAAGACCACCATTCCCTTCCATCGCCAGATCATCCGCAACCGCAAGTTCCGCGATGGCGACTACGACACGAACTTCGTCCTCAATACGCCGGAGCTCATGCAGTACCGCTACGAGGAGCCGGAGGCGCATCGTCTGTCGCGCCTGATTGCCGAGATTTCGGCCAAGGGCTTCAACCCCCATGTCCAGCTCGGCGAATACCGTGGCCGCAGCGACAAGCGCATGCCGCGCTTCGAGCCGGTGCTGCCGCCCGTCAACCCGCAGACGTACGACTACCCGTATCCTCGCGGTGACAGGAAGGCGCTGCTGGACTACCTGCGCGACACGGACCACGTCCATTTCATGGATACCACCGCTCGCGATATCACCCAGTCCAACAGCGGTAACCGCTTCCGGCTGGCCGAGGACGAGCTGATCGGTCCCTACCTCGACAACTGCGGCTTCTTCTCCCTTGAGAACGGTGGCGGCGCGCATTTCCACGTGGCCATGCTCGCCAACATGACCTATCCGTTCACCGAGGCCGCGCGCTGGAACCAGTTCGCGCCCAAGACGCTCAAGCAGATTCTCATCCGCTCCACCAACGTGCTGGGCTACAAGCCCCAGCCGCGCAATCTCATGCGCCGGACCGGCGAGATGATCAACGAGCACTACGACGTCATCCGCTGCTTCGACTTCCTGAACCATGTCGAAAATATGCGGCCTTTCGCCGAGGTTGCCCTCGCTTCCGAGGCCAATGTCTTCGAACCCGCCATTTCCATGTCGTGGGCCAAGGGCTTCACCGTGGAGCACTACCTCGGCGTGGTAGAGGAGATTCTGAACCTCGTGCGGCAGGTTGCGGGCGTGAGCACCAAGCAGGCGGAGCGCCTCATCATCCTCGGCCTCAAGGACATGGCGGGCGTGTGTCCGCCCCGGTTTATGACCGAGTTGGTGACCGCCATCCGTCGCAAGCATCCCGATTTGGTGCTGCACTACCATCGCCACTACACCGATGGCCTGTTTGTGCCTGCTGTGGGCGCTGCGGCCAAGGCTGGCGCGCACATCGTGGACACCGCCATCGGCGCGTCCGTGCGCTGGTACGGACAGGGCGAAGTGCTCTCCACGGCCGCCTACCTCGAAGATGAGCTTGGCCTGAAGACCAATCTGAATAAAGACATGATCCGCACCTGCAACTTCGTGCTCAAGCAGATCATGCCGTACTACGACCGCTACACCTCGCCCTATTTCCAGGGCATCGACTACGATGTCGTCGATCACGGCATGCCCGGCGGAGCCACCTCGTCCTCGCAGGAGGGCGCGATGAAGCAGGGCTACATCCGGCTTCTGCCCTACATGCTGAAGTTCCTCGCCGGAACCCGGCAGATCGTGCGTTACCACGATGTGACCCCCGGCTCGCAGATCACCTGGAATACGGCGTTCCTTGGCGTCACCGGCGCGTACAAGCGCGGCGGCGAGCGCGAGGTGCAGGAGCTGCTCGACATCCTCGACTTCGTGGTCAACACCCCCGAGGCCGAACTGCCCGAGAACGTCAAGAAGGCGCGTCTCGCCCTGTACCGCGATTCCAACGATGCCTTCCGCAATCTGCTGCTTGGCGAGTTCGGCAGGCTGCCGCTTGGCTTCCCGCCGGACTGGGTGTACGAGAGCGCCTTCGGCTCCGACTACCGTTCCGCCCTTGCCCGCAGGAAGGACATCTCGCCCCTTGAGACGCTTCCCGAGGTCAACATCGAAGCGGAGCATGCCTCGCTTGTCGAGCGCCTGCGCCGCGAGCCGACCGAGGAAGAGTTCGTGATGTACCTGAACCACCCCGGCGACGCGCTCAAGACCATCGAATTCACCGAACAGTTCGGCGACTGCAACAAGCTGCCGCTCGACGTGTGGTTCGAGGGGCTTGAGATCGGCCGCGAGCTGTTCTTCGAGGACTCGAACCGCAAGCCGCACTCCATGACCATCCTGCACATTTCCGAGCCGGACGATCACGGCATGAGCATTGTGCGCTACTCGCTGGATTCGGAATTCCTGAGTTGCGAGGTGAAGGTGGCCGAGGTCGCGCGCTCCGGCATCGAGGGCCTTGAAATGGCGGATCGCAAGAATCCGATGCACATCGGTTCGCCGTCCAACGGCGACCTGTGGATCATGTACGTGAAGCCCGGCGACATCGTCGAGAAGGGCGAGGAGCTGTTCAACATCTCCATCATGAAGCAGGAGAAGTCGGTGCTGTCGCCCATGGCGGGCATCGTCACCCGCGTTCTCAAGGCGGCCGACTATCAGGAGGATCGCAAGATGGTCCCCGTGAAGGAAGGCGAACTGCTGGTGGAGCTTGGCCCCATCCCCAAGACCTGTCCTACGTGCAGACAGCATATCGTCGCCGACGATTTCTCGTTCTGCCCGTCCTGCGGACAGAAACTCAAATGA
- a CDS encoding M23 family metallopeptidase, with product MKKIVSLSIVLFLVAALGISALFYFKDMQEPELALTPNGGFLGAETVFTLEANDLGTGIRTLTVTARQGDKTVTLLSTDTFEDPTHAVLNFTHSQAKFRNGQVVVTVDATDRSIYGFGAGNTASKSWTFELDTKKPMISVLSTQHNVSRGGVGCVAYTVNEDVSESGIRVGEEFFRGYKQANGQFLCFFTFPHYMEEKDFAPMLFATDLAGNTRKGSFYYHLINKPFRHDTINLSDGFLNAKMPQFEDDYPDAANQLERYLLVNRELRVKNRAAMHELGAKSESRPLWQGRFERLPNAANRAQFGDHRTYLYNGQEVDQQTHLGIDLASVQNAPIPAANSGKVVFTGFFGIYGETVVIDHGCGLMTLYAHMNEISVNVGDMVEKSQIIGNTGATGLAGGDHLHYGVFLSGVPVNPIEWWDATWIKNNITSRM from the coding sequence ATGAAAAAAATCGTCAGTCTCTCCATCGTTCTCTTTCTCGTAGCGGCTCTGGGCATCAGCGCCCTGTTCTACTTCAAGGATATGCAGGAGCCCGAACTCGCGCTGACCCCGAACGGCGGCTTCCTCGGCGCCGAAACGGTGTTCACCCTCGAAGCGAACGACCTCGGGACCGGCATCCGCACGCTGACCGTCACCGCACGTCAGGGCGACAAGACCGTCACCCTCCTCTCGACCGACACGTTCGAGGACCCCACCCACGCCGTCCTCAACTTCACCCATTCGCAGGCGAAATTCCGCAACGGTCAGGTCGTGGTGACCGTGGACGCCACGGACCGCTCCATCTACGGCTTTGGCGCTGGCAACACCGCCAGCAAAAGCTGGACCTTCGAGCTGGACACCAAGAAGCCCATGATCTCCGTACTGTCCACCCAGCACAACGTCAGCCGTGGCGGCGTCGGCTGCGTGGCCTACACCGTGAATGAGGACGTCTCCGAAAGCGGCATCCGCGTCGGTGAAGAATTCTTCCGCGGCTACAAGCAGGCCAACGGCCAGTTCCTGTGCTTCTTCACCTTCCCCCACTACATGGAGGAGAAGGACTTCGCGCCCATGCTCTTTGCGACGGACCTCGCAGGCAACACCCGCAAGGGCTCGTTCTACTATCATCTGATTAACAAGCCCTTCCGCCACGACACCATCAACCTCTCCGACGGCTTCCTGAACGCCAAGATGCCGCAGTTCGAGGACGACTATCCCGACGCTGCGAACCAGCTGGAACGCTACCTGCTGGTGAACCGCGAGCTTCGCGTCAAGAACCGCGCGGCCATGCATGAGCTTGGTGCCAAGAGCGAATCCCGCCCGCTGTGGCAGGGCCGCTTCGAGCGCCTGCCCAACGCGGCCAACCGCGCCCAGTTCGGCGATCACCGCACCTACCTCTACAACGGCCAGGAAGTGGACCAGCAGACCCACCTCGGCATCGACCTCGCCTCCGTGCAAAATGCGCCCATTCCCGCCGCGAACTCCGGCAAGGTCGTGTTCACGGGCTTCTTCGGCATCTACGGCGAGACCGTCGTCATCGACCACGGCTGCGGCCTGATGACCCTCTACGCCCACATGAACGAGATCAGCGTGAACGTCGGCGACATGGTCGAAAAGAGCCAGATCATCGGCAACACCGGCGCGACAGGCCTTGCCGGTGGCGACCACCTGCACTACGGCGTGTTCCTGTCCGGCGTGCCGGTCAATCCCATCGAATGGTGGGACGCCACCTGGATCAAGAACAACATCACCTCGCGCATGTAG